One genomic window of Paenibacillus xylanilyticus includes the following:
- a CDS encoding alanyl-tRNA editing protein codes for MTQKLYYDSAYTRDWHTQITGRVDKEDGTYITLAETAFYPHGGGQPCDLGRIGGVAVLDVNIENGEVWHKVERAPEQKEVHCEIDWERRFDHMQHHTGQHLLSAITLKLADAMTLSFHLGTEYATIDVAAAELGADQLTAIEQEVNRQIYRNARISSSWVTAEEAARLPLVKQPTVTEDIRIVEMEGVEYNACGGTHVAATGEIGILKLLKTEKVKGGTRIYFKCGFRALNEFAAVQQVLNGISVKLKTSKEELLDRIDKMETDQKQLLSELSTVKSTNDAYYAQELLSAREGLVIAQVFEDKSLKDMQSLATKLTEDHEGIVLFASISEAKVVLAQNGQPPEWSCGPFFKGNLGAYQGKGGGSDRMAQAGFASSEDALAFYEFTKDQLGHH; via the coding sequence ATGACACAAAAGTTATATTACGACTCCGCATACACGCGGGATTGGCATACACAAATTACGGGTAGAGTGGACAAGGAAGACGGTACATATATCACACTCGCAGAGACGGCATTTTATCCGCACGGAGGTGGACAACCCTGTGACCTCGGTAGAATCGGAGGTGTCGCTGTACTTGATGTGAACATCGAGAATGGTGAGGTATGGCATAAGGTCGAGCGGGCGCCTGAGCAGAAGGAGGTTCACTGTGAAATTGACTGGGAGCGCAGATTCGATCACATGCAGCATCACACGGGGCAGCATCTGTTGTCAGCCATCACGCTGAAGCTGGCTGATGCGATGACGCTCAGTTTCCATCTCGGGACCGAATATGCAACGATTGATGTAGCCGCTGCAGAATTGGGAGCGGATCAATTGACAGCCATTGAGCAAGAAGTGAACCGCCAGATTTACCGCAATGCTCGCATTAGCAGCTCCTGGGTTACTGCGGAGGAAGCAGCGCGTCTGCCACTCGTGAAGCAGCCTACTGTGACAGAGGACATTCGTATTGTCGAGATGGAGGGTGTGGAATACAACGCATGCGGCGGCACACATGTGGCGGCAACAGGCGAGATCGGCATCCTTAAGCTGCTGAAAACCGAGAAGGTTAAAGGTGGCACGCGCATCTACTTCAAATGCGGATTTCGAGCGTTAAACGAGTTCGCAGCAGTACAGCAGGTGTTAAACGGAATCTCGGTGAAATTAAAAACCAGCAAGGAAGAACTGCTTGACCGTATCGACAAAATGGAAACAGACCAGAAACAGCTTCTATCCGAGCTGAGTACGGTCAAATCGACCAATGATGCGTATTATGCGCAGGAACTCCTATCTGCACGGGAAGGTTTAGTTATTGCCCAGGTATTCGAGGACAAATCCCTCAAGGACATGCAGAGCCTGGCGACCAAGCTGACGGAAGATCATGAGGGCATCGTGCTCTTTGCCAGCATCTCGGAGGCCAAGGTTGTTCTGGCTCAGAACGGGCAGCCGCCGGAGTGGTCTTGCGGTCCATTCTTCAAGGGCAATCTCGGAGCCTACCAGGGCAAAGGCGGGGGCAGTGACAGAATGGCTCAGGCGGGCTTTGCCAGCAGTGAAGATGCATTAGCCTTTTATGAATTTACCAAGGACCAGCTGGGACATCACTAA
- a CDS encoding DUF1963 domain-containing protein → MTERIPCIREGCTNTILPATAAKTGGYCMPCKQEMEREEHRKYIEANRRDVNLYEGVHDPVEILKIMHTTHVRDPLIHYVPYERSQEQVYLSLSAEQQEAMADYAMELIRTDDVDTGKDILLYLVCYHDISLAAQIPELLEQEIYYPALLYKSASAKVRDQFLQQVHTDDENRNHILIMLAYIGDEVVVEQFWQWKQSPPAWADPLYVRPEQYTLEAGWELTKDGKRRELFISPSYSLYKGDAKDGTIAPSSGVPIQMLQTSTGSCPWCGTALTTLVALDVRHPALQTVSWQAEKLQIQTCINCSCYGVVYMETSSKGEPFWSTHNVIPVGMDDIDPENSFEPAPDAGDSFYISTEPRQAFHGSEWAMEPSLSQIGGHPGWVQDAAYPVCPCCTTTMKAVGQVDWAQIEEYGEGMYYMFLCEPCQMTAVTYQQS, encoded by the coding sequence ATGACAGAACGCATTCCGTGTATCCGTGAAGGATGCACCAATACGATTTTACCGGCAACCGCGGCCAAGACAGGTGGGTACTGCATGCCCTGCAAGCAGGAGATGGAGCGGGAGGAACATCGGAAATACATTGAAGCGAATCGACGGGACGTGAATTTGTATGAGGGAGTGCATGATCCGGTGGAGATTCTGAAAATCATGCATACAACTCATGTACGCGATCCATTAATTCACTATGTGCCGTATGAACGCTCTCAAGAGCAAGTCTACCTGTCACTGTCTGCGGAGCAGCAGGAAGCGATGGCAGACTATGCGATGGAGTTGATTCGTACCGATGATGTTGATACCGGCAAAGACATTCTGCTGTACCTGGTCTGTTACCATGATATCTCGCTCGCTGCACAGATTCCCGAGTTGTTGGAGCAGGAGATCTACTACCCTGCGCTCCTGTATAAAAGTGCTTCAGCGAAAGTGCGGGATCAGTTCTTGCAGCAGGTGCACACCGATGACGAGAATCGTAACCATATCCTGATTATGTTAGCCTATATCGGCGATGAGGTAGTCGTGGAGCAGTTCTGGCAGTGGAAGCAGTCTCCGCCGGCCTGGGCAGATCCGTTATATGTGAGACCAGAACAATACACCTTAGAAGCCGGGTGGGAACTCACCAAGGACGGGAAGCGAAGAGAATTGTTCATCAGCCCAAGTTATTCATTATATAAAGGTGATGCAAAGGATGGAACGATTGCGCCTTCAAGCGGCGTACCCATTCAAATGCTTCAAACAAGTACCGGCAGCTGTCCATGGTGTGGAACCGCTTTAACCACTTTGGTTGCTCTGGATGTTAGACATCCGGCCTTGCAAACTGTTTCCTGGCAAGCTGAAAAGCTACAGATTCAAACTTGTATCAACTGCAGCTGCTACGGTGTGGTGTATATGGAGACTAGCTCAAAAGGGGAGCCCTTCTGGAGTACCCACAATGTCATTCCAGTAGGAATGGATGATATTGATCCGGAAAACTCGTTTGAACCTGCTCCGGATGCTGGTGATTCATTCTACATTTCGACAGAACCACGTCAAGCTTTCCATGGCAGTGAGTGGGCCATGGAACCGTCACTATCCCAGATTGGCGGTCATCCTGGATGGGTTCAGGATGCAGCGTATCCGGTCTGTCCCTGCTGCACCACAACCATGAAGGCGGTTGGGCAGGTAGACTGGGCACAGATTGAGGAGTATGGCGAGGGTATGTATTATATGTTTCTATGTGAGCCGTGTCAGATGACTGCGGTGACGTATCAGCAATCTTAA
- a CDS encoding WXG100 family type VII secretion target: MTTIKVTPEQLLAVSRQFEAAQNQIYQMNNNLKQRIFEIERVWDGSTKENFYADFTHAQYSFRQQSCFQE; this comes from the coding sequence ATGACTACTATAAAAGTAACACCAGAGCAACTTCTTGCTGTATCCAGACAGTTCGAAGCTGCTCAGAACCAGATTTATCAGATGAATAACAACCTGAAACAACGGATATTTGAGATTGAGAGAGTATGGGATGGGAGTACAAAAGAAAACTTTTATGCTGATTTTACTCATGCACAATATAGCTTTCGACAACAAAGTTGTTTTCAAGAATAA
- a CDS encoding DUF1801 domain-containing protein — MNTEVTEFIEQISTPWQIAVAGQLRQLVHDSIPDAQERIQYKKPHFLKNGKYAAVISPSKQAVSFTIFNTAALDLPDGVFEGPAERKTIKIKEKDTPDYEWLAGLLTQASAEL; from the coding sequence TTGAATACAGAAGTCACGGAGTTTATCGAACAGATCTCAACCCCCTGGCAAATCGCCGTAGCAGGACAATTACGCCAGCTCGTGCACGATTCCATTCCGGACGCGCAGGAGCGCATACAATACAAGAAGCCTCATTTCCTGAAGAATGGCAAATATGCAGCGGTCATCTCCCCTTCCAAACAGGCGGTGTCCTTCACCATTTTTAATACGGCTGCTCTTGATCTGCCCGATGGAGTATTCGAAGGACCAGCAGAACGCAAAACGATTAAAATCAAGGAAAAGGATACACCGGATTACGAATGGCTGGCAGGTCTCCTAACGCAGGCATCTGCAGAATTGTAG
- a CDS encoding GNAT family N-acetyltransferase codes for MTLTTDNLFYSKRLKMTPPREGDVQTMLQWNEDPEYLRNMDTDIAIPYSEKQLEDEGETKNKEVYFRLRTHEEDTLIGFVVIHSIEWNNRCGQLAIGIGLAEHRNKGYGTEALHLILRYAFHEMNLDRVGLDVISYNAKGIRAYEKAGFQLEGRARSAVYRDGRRYDRLMMGILKPEWEALNPI; via the coding sequence ATGACACTGACAACGGACAACCTGTTTTATAGCAAACGATTGAAAATGACACCTCCACGTGAGGGAGACGTACAGACGATGCTGCAATGGAATGAAGATCCCGAGTATCTTCGTAATATGGATACCGATATCGCCATCCCCTACTCGGAGAAGCAATTGGAGGATGAGGGGGAAACGAAAAACAAAGAAGTATACTTCAGGCTTCGAACACACGAAGAGGATACACTAATTGGTTTTGTTGTCATTCACAGCATTGAATGGAATAACCGCTGCGGGCAGCTGGCCATCGGCATTGGACTCGCCGAACACCGCAACAAAGGGTATGGAACAGAAGCGTTGCATCTGATTTTGCGATATGCCTTCCATGAAATGAACCTCGATCGTGTGGGGCTGGATGTCATTTCCTATAATGCAAAAGGGATTCGTGCCTATGAGAAGGCCGGTTTTCAGTTAGAGGGACGAGCACGCTCCGCGGTATACCGGGACGGACGCCGTTATGACCGCCTGATGATGGGCATTCTGAAGCCGGAGTGGGAAGCACTTAATCCAATATAA
- a CDS encoding GNAT family N-acetyltransferase, which produces MEIRVDDLSGDQVKGLIAEHLLGMAEDSPPESIHALDLDGLKKPEITFWCAWEGEELLGCGAMKELSAEHAELKSMRTAKAHLRKGVARQILTHIIEVARTRGYKRISLETGSMDSFIPARRMYEDFGFEYCEPFADYILDPNSAFMTKELSPLG; this is translated from the coding sequence ATGGAGATCAGAGTGGATGATTTGAGTGGGGATCAGGTTAAGGGGTTAATCGCAGAACATTTGCTTGGCATGGCCGAAGATTCGCCGCCAGAAAGCATTCATGCATTGGATCTGGATGGATTGAAGAAACCAGAGATTACATTCTGGTGCGCATGGGAAGGTGAGGAATTGCTGGGATGTGGAGCCATGAAGGAATTGAGCGCCGAGCATGCAGAACTGAAATCAATGCGTACAGCCAAAGCTCATCTTCGAAAAGGCGTAGCGAGACAAATCCTGACTCACATCATTGAGGTTGCCAGAACTCGGGGATACAAACGCATTAGCCTGGAGACCGGATCGATGGATTCGTTTATCCCGGCACGCCGGATGTATGAAGACTTTGGATTCGAATATTGCGAGCCTTTTGCAGATTATATATTGGACCCGAATAGTGCATTTATGACGAAGGAGTTATCACCGCTTGGTTAA
- a CDS encoding amino acid permease, which produces MAQTEGTLQKKLKPRHISFMAMGGVIGTGIFKGSAETIGLAGPGVILTYIFAGLLLLVVMAAMAEMATVYKNKNMKDFVQEAFGSRVSFVMGWMYCFLWLSVCVIEVIAAGSFLQYWFTEVPLWMLSLACAAFIILVNLLSVGVFGEFEFWLAGIKIAMIIIFIILGAALIFGIIPSDNTPYLQNYTQAGGFLPNGWSSIFSALLVVMFSYGGSELIGLTLTETENADKVMPKIVGNFMLRIILFFTLPILIICGLIPWNELGPESSPFVQVLASTGLPGAAHIMNFILVTAVLSAANSGIYGASRMLHSMAVGGEAPKALSKTNRSGSPVNTLLVCSVILLGGSMLGLFAQDQLFRVLLAVPGFVVMLVWICIATSQLKLRKSYPVTPTFKVWGFPYVTGLTILALGVIAVMFIFDEANRFSISICLGVLAILIIWSLIRFRKSNGQEV; this is translated from the coding sequence TTGGCTCAAACAGAAGGAACATTACAGAAAAAACTTAAACCAAGACACATCAGCTTCATGGCCATGGGCGGTGTCATTGGAACCGGAATTTTTAAGGGCAGTGCCGAAACGATTGGACTCGCAGGTCCGGGTGTTATTTTAACGTACATTTTTGCCGGCCTATTACTGCTGGTTGTAATGGCAGCGATGGCGGAGATGGCTACCGTCTATAAAAACAAAAACATGAAAGACTTCGTGCAGGAAGCCTTCGGCAGCAGGGTATCCTTTGTTATGGGGTGGATGTACTGCTTCCTATGGTTATCCGTATGTGTCATTGAGGTAATTGCTGCGGGGAGCTTCTTGCAATATTGGTTCACGGAAGTGCCGTTATGGATGCTAAGTCTGGCGTGCGCGGCATTTATTATACTCGTTAATCTGCTGAGTGTTGGGGTGTTCGGGGAGTTTGAATTTTGGCTGGCAGGCATCAAGATAGCCATGATCATTATTTTTATCATCCTGGGTGCTGCATTGATCTTTGGCATTATTCCAAGTGATAATACACCTTATCTGCAAAATTACACACAAGCCGGAGGTTTCCTCCCGAATGGTTGGTCATCGATCTTCTCCGCGCTGCTGGTCGTCATGTTCTCGTATGGAGGTTCGGAACTCATTGGTCTGACGCTGACGGAGACGGAAAATGCGGACAAGGTCATGCCGAAAATTGTGGGCAATTTCATGCTCCGAATTATTTTGTTCTTCACGCTGCCCATTCTCATCATCTGTGGTCTCATTCCATGGAATGAGCTCGGGCCGGAGAGCAGCCCGTTTGTACAAGTATTGGCTTCCACAGGTCTGCCTGGAGCAGCACATATTATGAACTTTATTCTGGTTACTGCCGTTCTATCTGCTGCCAATTCCGGCATCTACGGCGCATCGCGGATGCTTCATTCCATGGCGGTGGGCGGTGAGGCTCCCAAAGCACTGTCCAAAACCAATCGGAGCGGAAGTCCGGTGAATACGCTCTTGGTCTGTTCCGTTATTTTGCTCGGAGGCTCCATGCTTGGACTGTTCGCTCAGGATCAATTGTTCCGCGTATTGCTGGCAGTGCCTGGGTTTGTCGTGATGCTTGTATGGATCTGCATTGCCACTTCCCAGTTAAAATTGCGGAAGAGCTACCCGGTCACACCGACATTCAAAGTCTGGGGATTCCCTTACGTAACCGGACTCACCATACTTGCACTTGGTGTTATTGCGGTGATGTTCATATTCGATGAGGCCAATCGGTTCAGTATCAGTATCTGCCTCGGTGTTCTAGCCATATTGATTATCTGGTCCCTGATCCGGTTCAGGAAGTCGAATGGACAAGAAGTTTAA
- a CDS encoding WXG100 family type VII secretion target, which yields MTTIKVTPEQLSSVSKQFAVAQSQVFQMNSILKQHLFEIERQWDGSTKEKFYVDFVVAQKKMDNFVSLSQSISKELEGHAEKFRLADQQAVQSYDSRCAPPPPDECSAPAADNRNAFQKSADSLAELGRAFMQSADDRYQKRYDSVGGFLDYWTFGIPSGLVEGYVDRADKAFNSPNDTANWLTFGIHGTIREATMPTNAWSSEHWANMIGMGGLMVGTGYASSMIKPHNLLTSSGGGAKINSFTRPSGTGQMTGGFNGFQDPRIRVLDNIAESKKARESSGFSEFLEKEKEIGKGDHRQISSDGLRNELELTDAQKTELVNYSKRLGFPEENIVFREHWNTGMMYDRLYINTDVLPAESHGIGTLSANARVSGRATVAHEIIGHYEAFKSGRAFELYNLDDNTYTRNFALDEAQASIRAARFAPELTSVERITLLRDAITRLKNANLRVRDVKNELYIQHR from the coding sequence ATGACAACGATAAAGGTAACACCTGAACAATTATCATCTGTTTCTAAACAATTTGCAGTCGCACAGAGCCAGGTTTTTCAGATGAATAGTATCCTGAAACAACATTTATTCGAGATCGAAAGACAGTGGGATGGAAGCACAAAGGAAAAGTTTTACGTTGATTTTGTGGTTGCCCAAAAGAAAATGGATAACTTTGTTTCATTATCTCAGTCGATTTCGAAAGAACTCGAAGGACATGCAGAAAAATTCAGACTTGCAGATCAGCAAGCAGTGCAATCTTATGATTCGAGGTGTGCACCCCCACCGCCGGATGAATGTAGTGCTCCGGCAGCGGACAACCGTAATGCATTCCAAAAATCAGCTGACAGCTTGGCCGAGTTGGGTCGTGCATTTATGCAATCTGCGGACGATCGATATCAAAAACGTTATGATAGTGTAGGGGGATTCCTGGATTACTGGACGTTTGGTATCCCGAGTGGACTGGTTGAGGGATATGTAGACCGGGCGGATAAAGCATTTAACTCCCCCAATGATACAGCAAACTGGCTTACATTCGGTATTCACGGCACGATTAGGGAGGCTACTATGCCAACCAATGCCTGGTCCAGCGAACACTGGGCGAATATGATTGGTATGGGAGGGCTGATGGTTGGTACCGGATATGCCTCTTCTATGATCAAACCGCATAATCTACTGACATCTTCAGGAGGGGGCGCGAAAATAAATTCGTTCACACGTCCATCGGGTACAGGACAAATGACGGGTGGATTTAATGGCTTTCAGGATCCCCGCATTCGAGTATTGGACAATATTGCCGAGAGTAAAAAGGCGAGAGAATCATCTGGATTCTCCGAGTTTCTGGAGAAGGAAAAGGAAATAGGAAAAGGGGATCATCGTCAGATATCTTCAGACGGTTTGAGGAACGAACTAGAACTAACAGATGCCCAGAAAACCGAACTGGTTAATTACTCTAAAAGATTAGGTTTCCCAGAAGAGAATATAGTGTTTCGAGAACATTGGAATACCGGAATGATGTATGACAGACTGTATATCAATACAGACGTTCTACCTGCAGAGTCCCATGGAATTGGCACATTGAGTGCCAACGCACGTGTTTCGGGTAGAGCTACTGTAGCTCATGAAATTATTGGACATTATGAAGCGTTTAAAAGCGGAAGAGCCTTTGAACTATATAATCTTGATGATAATACGTATACACGGAATTTTGCTTTAGACGAAGCTCAAGCCAGCATAAGAGCAGCGAGATTTGCTCCCGAGTTAACTTCTGTAGAGAGAATAACACTATTAAGAGATGCAATTACTAGATTGAAAAATGCAAATCTCCGTGTACGAGATGTCAAGAATGAACTTTATATTCAACATAGATAG
- a CDS encoding prohibitin family protein has product MKNLKTFKVGAISVALVIIVGVVLVSFFVTRIPNGYVGVVYSPNGGVKDNTLSQGWKLVGAFDKVTKYPIRIQTVEYKDIQIATSDGKNITIDFAYNYQVEPSQVSSIFNTFGPISIQEIEDTYLKTRFRDAARKGISKFTVIDVYGEKSSEAGVDVQQRFADDVKELGFIVSNVTVGVPQPDAKTQEAIDKRVEASQELERKTTELEIAKKEAERKRVEAQGNADKLLIEAEGQAKANKELQQSLTTQLVQYETIKKWDGVLPYVSGSNTPMIQLPTAATKTEEVK; this is encoded by the coding sequence ATGAAGAATCTAAAGACGTTTAAGGTAGGAGCCATTTCAGTAGCTTTAGTGATTATTGTGGGGGTAGTATTGGTAAGTTTTTTTGTGACACGAATTCCTAACGGATATGTTGGCGTTGTCTATTCACCAAATGGGGGCGTGAAAGATAATACGCTGAGTCAGGGCTGGAAGTTGGTTGGTGCTTTTGATAAAGTAACCAAATATCCAATTAGAATTCAAACCGTTGAATACAAGGATATACAGATTGCTACGTCTGACGGAAAAAACATCACAATCGATTTTGCTTACAACTATCAAGTAGAACCAAGCCAAGTGTCTTCGATTTTTAATACTTTTGGACCCATTAGCATTCAGGAAATTGAAGATACATATCTGAAAACACGTTTTCGTGATGCAGCCCGGAAAGGTATTTCTAAATTTACTGTAATTGATGTATATGGAGAAAAATCATCTGAGGCTGGCGTAGACGTTCAACAGCGTTTCGCAGACGATGTCAAAGAACTGGGTTTCATTGTATCCAATGTGACCGTTGGTGTTCCTCAACCAGATGCAAAAACCCAAGAAGCCATAGATAAACGAGTTGAGGCATCTCAAGAGTTGGAACGTAAAACGACAGAGCTTGAAATTGCGAAGAAAGAGGCAGAACGGAAACGTGTGGAAGCACAAGGTAACGCAGACAAACTATTGATTGAAGCAGAAGGTCAAGCCAAAGCAAATAAAGAGCTTCAACAATCACTTACAACCCAACTTGTTCAATACGAAACGATTAAGAAGTGGGACGGTGTGCTGCCATATGTCAGTGGATCCAATACACCAATGATTCAGTTACCAACTGCAGCTACAAAGACAGAAGAGGTAAAATAA
- a CDS encoding endonuclease V, producing the protein MNQLNISPPEAFNEETFDQIQRELVTRIHLQNSFNMEDVRLVAGVDLAYWEDGDRTLAVCCISVVDYTTHEIVETKSLQDEIKVPYIAGYLSFRELPLILDTIGQLENDPDLVMFDGNGYLHPRHMGIATHASFYLNKPTIGIAKSYLRIQDTDYEMPESESGKFTDIVINGEVYGRALRTHSQVKPIFVSCGNGIDINTATEVTLALINKESRLPIPVRQADLETKKHRAALKQVDGNNGDKGQS; encoded by the coding sequence TTGAATCAACTTAACATTTCACCCCCTGAAGCATTCAACGAAGAAACCTTTGATCAGATCCAGCGGGAGCTGGTGACAAGAATACACTTGCAGAACAGCTTCAACATGGAAGATGTCCGTCTCGTGGCAGGTGTGGACCTGGCGTACTGGGAGGATGGAGACCGGACACTTGCGGTGTGCTGCATTAGCGTAGTGGATTACACTACCCATGAGATTGTGGAAACGAAGTCCTTGCAGGATGAGATCAAGGTGCCATATATCGCGGGATATCTATCCTTCCGGGAGCTGCCGCTCATCCTGGATACGATAGGCCAACTGGAGAATGATCCCGATCTGGTCATGTTTGACGGAAACGGCTATCTGCATCCACGGCATATGGGGATTGCCACCCATGCTTCGTTTTACCTCAACAAGCCTACCATCGGGATCGCCAAAAGCTATCTCCGAATTCAAGACACGGACTATGAGATGCCAGAAAGTGAATCAGGTAAATTCACGGATATTGTGATTAACGGTGAAGTCTATGGCCGTGCACTGCGAACGCATTCACAGGTCAAACCGATCTTTGTCTCCTGTGGCAATGGGATCGATATCAATACGGCTACCGAAGTGACCCTGGCGTTAATTAACAAAGAAAGCCGATTGCCTATCCCTGTAAGACAAGCAGATTTGGAAACGAAAAAACACCGGGCTGCACTGAAACAAGTAGACGGTAATAATGGCGACAAGGGCCAATCATGA
- a CDS encoding methyl-accepting chemotaxis protein gives MVRFFRKRLVVRIVAVVTLVMLVIYTGSMLLQLANMKLAAQEAISSYNIQIAQSYVQQMDTVPYAEFAQDPKENELFLKIRDELDDFRVSIGAMYVYFVKIDDQGTPLIMVDGMKDADKASPINEVTDIPSDAVQRLLQGNTASSPIINNEEYGEYISSYAPIVDQNGVMIGALGIDTAVSVIGSIEADILKSSIPFYGLLLFITLAGIGVVLWFIVRGLRPLRPLKASVEQMAQGELAEASRILTSYRPRSEDEIGTTYQAMTHMSGHLNKIVSDMVAGVSATTDMLAKSTKQFNQSTDEMVEMSQTVDQSVEQIRQGAHTQKQGASDSAHAMEEIAKGITDISESSMAVSDAATSALTTAQTGKLSMSRMKEQMQSISAVSDEVVALVHVLNNYSQEIGGALHTVNDFASQTKLLALNASIEAAHAGEHGRGFAVVAEEVRKLAEASSTSMQLISDLLLRIQQESQQIGSQMGVASKEIGQGVTITAEAELAFSHVVEAFQLVTSRIQEVSAAAEEISAGSEEAAASVNTISQISSGVSDHSDDIYRLMQEQKSLFQEVARTSVLLEQQTNEMSEAVRKVKV, from the coding sequence ATGGTCAGGTTTTTCAGAAAGCGTTTGGTTGTGCGAATTGTTGCAGTGGTTACACTGGTGATGTTGGTGATCTACACGGGGAGCATGCTGCTTCAGTTGGCCAATATGAAGTTAGCCGCGCAGGAGGCCATTTCAAGTTACAATATCCAGATTGCACAGAGCTATGTTCAGCAGATGGATACTGTACCCTATGCCGAATTTGCCCAAGATCCGAAGGAAAATGAGTTGTTCCTGAAGATTCGTGATGAACTGGATGATTTTCGCGTAAGCATTGGGGCCATGTATGTGTATTTTGTCAAAATAGATGATCAAGGCACGCCACTTATTATGGTGGATGGCATGAAAGATGCAGATAAGGCTTCTCCGATTAATGAAGTCACCGATATTCCAAGCGATGCTGTCCAGCGGCTGCTGCAAGGGAATACGGCTAGCTCACCGATCATTAACAATGAGGAGTACGGCGAATATATCTCGTCCTATGCTCCGATTGTGGACCAAAATGGTGTCATGATTGGTGCGCTCGGAATTGATACAGCCGTATCAGTTATTGGCAGCATCGAGGCAGATATCCTGAAGTCGAGTATTCCGTTCTATGGGCTTCTGTTATTCATTACCCTAGCAGGTATTGGTGTTGTCCTCTGGTTCATTGTAAGAGGGCTGCGTCCGCTGCGGCCTTTGAAGGCGAGTGTGGAACAGATGGCACAGGGTGAGCTTGCAGAAGCCAGCCGCATACTGACGTCGTATCGGCCGCGCAGCGAAGACGAGATTGGCACGACCTATCAGGCAATGACTCATATGTCAGGTCATCTGAATAAAATCGTTAGCGATATGGTCGCAGGTGTATCCGCTACCACCGATATGCTCGCCAAATCAACCAAGCAATTTAACCAAAGCACCGATGAAATGGTGGAAATGAGTCAGACGGTTGATCAATCCGTTGAACAGATTCGTCAGGGAGCCCACACGCAAAAACAGGGGGCAAGCGACAGCGCCCATGCCATGGAGGAGATCGCCAAAGGCATCACCGACATATCCGAGTCGTCCATGGCCGTATCCGATGCGGCAACCAGTGCGCTAACCACGGCGCAAACCGGTAAGCTGAGCATGTCTCGAATGAAGGAGCAGATGCAGAGTATTTCAGCCGTTTCGGATGAAGTGGTGGCATTGGTACATGTGCTGAATAATTACTCCCAGGAGATTGGCGGTGCGCTGCATACGGTAAATGACTTTGCAAGCCAGACAAAGCTTCTTGCACTGAATGCTTCCATTGAGGCAGCTCATGCAGGGGAACATGGGAGAGGCTTCGCCGTGGTTGCGGAAGAGGTCCGCAAGCTGGCTGAAGCCTCGAGTACATCCATGCAGCTCATTTCGGATTTGCTGCTTCGTATCCAGCAGGAGTCCCAGCAGATTGGTTCACAGATGGGAGTGGCCTCCAAGGAGATTGGACAAGGAGTTACGATCACAGCGGAGGCGGAGCTTGCCTTCTCCCATGTGGTGGAAGCTTTCCAACTGGTGACCAGCCGTATTCAGGAAGTATCAGCAGCAGCCGAAGAGATTTCGGCAGGGTCGGAAGAAGCCGCAGCTTCGGTGAATACCATTTCGCAGATCTCTTCCGGGGTTTCGGATCATTCTGATGACATCTACCGCCTGATGCAGGAGCAGAAGTCGCTGTTCCAGGAAGTCGCCCGGACATCCGTTTTGCTGGAGCAGCAAACCAATGAGATGAGCGAAGCCGTGAGAAAAGTAAAAGTGTAG